The sequence GCTGCGCTTGACTTCTTTTTATGGCCACTCAGTCGTCGTCTTCtgggtttctttttttaattggaggCATAAATTTAATCCCATAAATAAACTCAagggaacaggaaaaaaaaaaaaacaatcgagTCCTCAGGGTGGTCAAGATGGAGAGGCAGGGGTCCCTTAACGACACTTGGACACCTCCACCCCCCCGAAGAGAGGCCTGCTTTCACTCAGTGCCAAGCCTGCTGACGCAACGAGGGTCTCTTATCAACTTGTTTATAACAGGAATGCAGAAACGGCGCCCAGAGAGACCACCGGGCTTCTCGGCGAGCTGCACATCTGCCAGGGCGTCGCTAACAAATGACCAGCGGTGAGCCAAGACAAACAGCGTGGCGCATCTGGAAATGCCATCTGCACGGGACGGTGGGGCTTGAACCGGGAGCCCTTTAGCCACTGatctgaactggaagtgaccGTCGGGGGGCAAACATCTGAAGCCTGCTGGTCTCATACTGGGTGTCAATATTCGAGGCTGCATTTCTTTGAGATTTGAACCCGAGGCCAACTCCTTTCAAACTTCTCTCTCACTGGGCTATGCTGATAATTAATAAGCGACTTGAGATTTGAACCCGGGGCCTGCTTATTTCCAACATTCCTCTAACCGGGCCATGCTAGGAGTCTCAGCCTGACCTAGAATTTGATCCCAGTGCCGTCCCACAGCAGACCTTTCTCGCCGTTTGACTAAACTAGAAATCCGTAGCAAATCTGGGGTTTGAACCCGGGGCACTTTCATTTTAAACCTCCCTCTCAGTGGGAATCAGTAATTGACCTGGCACTTGAACCCGGAGCCTGCTGATTTTAAGCTCTTCATTCATTAGGCTATGCTAAGAATTACTAACTCTCCTGGCATTTGAACCCGGGGCCAACTCATTACAAACTTTTCTTGCATTTCCTCATTAACTCACCTAGCACCTGAACCCGGGGCCCTGCCCATGTCAAACCTTTGTTTCACAGGGCCATGCTGGGAGTAACGACTGAGCCTAGGATTTGAACCCGGGGCCTGTTTATGTCAAACTTACCCTCTCTTGCCTAGGCTAAGAGTTAGTAGCTGACCTGGGATTTGAACCTGGGGACGGTTCATCTCAAAGCTCCCTGTCATTGTGACTGTGCTGGAGATCAGTAGGAGATTTGAACCCGCAGCCTGCTTACTTCATGCTCTTCATTCACTCATTTATACTAAGAATTAGTAAGTGACTTGCGATTTGAACTCGGAGACTCCTTATGTTTAAATGTCTCCGTCACCAGGACTCACGACCTGACCTAGAATTTGAACCCGGGGCCGTCTCATTTCAAGCCTCTCTCTCACTGAGCCATGTAAAGAATCAGTAGCTGACCTGGCATTTGAACCCGGGGCCAgtttatttcaaacatttttctgaCTTGGCTGAGCTAAGAATCAGTAACTCActtgggatttgaacccggggcCAACTCAAGTCAAGTTTCTCTCTCTAAGGTTTAGTAGGTGACGTGAGGTTTGAAGGTGCAGCCCCCTTATTTCACACACCCCCCCCACTAGCCAATGCTGGCCTAGGATTTGAACCCGGGGCCTGCTGATTTGGACAGCTAAAATGTCAAGCTGGTGTTTGAGGTGTGGCTTCAACCCAAATCCCCCACTCATTCGAGACCCCTGAGCTGATGAGCCATCCAGACGTCTACCCTGCACTCTTGTTGGAGCCAGTCTGTGCTGGCGCCTCCTCTGTGCCAACTGGGCCATAGTGGCACTAGAATCTTGAATCGCCCAGCCTTGGCACCTTCACCTACAGAGCTGTCCTATAGGAGCCACTGAGTGGAGAGTCTGACCCTCCTGGTGCGGCGGGGGGGCACAATGACCCGGCTGGCCTAGCAGCTGGGCGCTGTTTTTGTTGGCCCCTCTTCCCGCTGCCAGAGTTCATGCAGAGTTCAGCGAGCTGGGAGTGGGTGCCAAGAGCAGGTGGTATGAATTTGGGacgaccctttcactttttctgGGCCGGAGGTTTGGCAGAGGAGGTCTGCTTGGGGTCAGCTGTAAGTATGCGCATGTTGGAGATGCCCCAAGCCCTGGAGATATTCTGCCTGTCACGCCACGAAAGCTTCCCACCGGATCCATTTGCCCACCCCTCCCCTGCCCCCCCAAGCAGGCACCATGCTGTCTCACGCACCTCGCCCCCCCTCCCCCCACCACGCAGCACCTACCGGTCACATCCAGGTCCGCCTTGAAGTTCACAAAGTGTGTGTGGAGGGTCCCCAGGGTGTTTTTGGCCACTTGGTGCCCGTAACGCAGGCTGCCATCAATCAGGTAAGCGGAGGAGATGAAGCCGGTGGCAAACACCCTGACTTCCATTGCCCCGTTCTGGTAGAACACAAAGTCCCAGATGTAGTCGTAATTGGCGATGGCCGTGATGGTCCGAATGATCAGCACACTGTTGGCCAGCCCCCCGTAGTCGTTGATAAAGAAGTCAGAGAAGTGGCGTCTCAGTGGGCGCCCCATGTTGTGCTCAAAGATACAGATGGAGTTCCTGTAGTGCTTGGTCCTACTGGTGTCCAAGTAGCGGAAGGTATCCACGAAGGTGGCATGGTATGGGCAGTCGACCCCCCGCACCAGCTCATGTGCCAGCCGGCCGATGCCAAAGCTGGAGTCGACGTACTTGGTGAGCATGACAGCGGGCGTGTTGGAGCCGTACATGGCGATGGCCTCCTGGACGCTGACCTCGTAGGCGATTCGCTCTCCTTTGAACCGGATGTCGAAGAGGTACATGCCAGTCAGGCTGCTCAGCCCGAAGGCGAAGCCCCAGTCCAGGTAGAGGACCTGGTTGTCCTGGACGCTGTACCTCCGGCCCCTCATCTCGTGCTGCTGGGGTGGCAGGCCGGAGGGCGGCCGGCGGGGCTTCAGAGAGGCGTAGTCCTCGCTCGGCTGGTACACAATCTTCTTGATGGTGCCCCTCTCATATTTGTCCCTCAGGTCCTCTGAGCTGTTGAAGTACTGGCCGTTGTAGAAGATCTTCAGGACCTTAAACCCGGACGGGTCCTTGCTGCTGTGGTCAACGCGAATCTCCAGCCCCACAGGGTGCAGGTAGAAACCGGACATTTTACGGAAGACGGTGTACCACGACGCCCGGTCGCCTGACTTCAGCCCTCTGGGCATGCCCTCCACGAAGCAGAAGTTGGAGCCGTTGTAGCCGAAGCTCTCCTGCAGCACTCGGCTCAACTTTGGGAATTCCTTGGTGGCCAGGAAGTCGAAGACGTAGCCGTACTCCACACGGGTGACTGGGCGGGCCGAGTACTGTAGCTGCCTGCCATACCTCTTGAAGGTGTTGTCCCGGTGGTAGGTGGGCTTGGGCAGCGGCCCCACGATGTACTCCACGATCTGGTCCCGAGAGCCATGGAAGACCACCACCTTGGCCTCGCGGGGCGGCTTCGATCCTGACCTGTCCAGGTAATGCAGCGCCAGCTCCTTCTCGGGAAGGTGCAGCTCGATGAGGAAGATGTAGTCATCAAAGAGGGTGGTCATCTCGGAGTCGGTGAGCTTCAAGTCCGTCTGCTTCATCAGGTACTCCTTCACCACCGTGTGCTCCTCGGCGCTCAGGTCGGAGAAAATCAAACTCTTGCTGTCATGCATGTGAGTCTTGAGCATGCCCGCCGCCATTTGCCTGCTGCATTTTGGCACCTCGGGGGTCTTGCGCGCCTGCATGCAGATGAAGACCACATTGGCGATGAGCGAGGCCAGGAGCAGCAGGCCCAGGCAGTACTTGGCTGTCGAATTCATCTTCCGACTCCCGGCTCACATCTGTCCAGACGACCCGCAGCTGGAGGAAGACATCTGGCCGACTCCGCCCCTCAGTGGGCGGGACCCACTGCCTGTTCCCTGAAtggccaaaaaaataaaagaactccAAGAGGCAGGAGTGGGGGTGTGGGTTGGACGGGTTGGGGGACACTGCAGCTGACAGAGCAGAAAAGGCGCTGTACTGGAGTCTGAATGGGGGATGGGGCACTAGGGTGGGCCATCTGCTGCAAGCCCCAAAGTGCACGTATCACATTTCACATGACTGTCCTCTGTGGCTCCTGGTGGGTGAGCTGCAGCCTTTTGGACAAAGGGGGGCATCAGCTCAGGAGGAATCAGATGAGAGGAGGGCACCGGTGGTCCACTTATTTAGTCACTGAGCACAGAGATGAGGGGCAGGTAAATAAATCGAGGCGGCCACCCAGAGTCCACCTCTCagactttatatagcgcctttcaaaagccAACCCCACCACGGCACAACTCACAAGCCAATTCATCAGTTTGTAATACAAGGGGGGGGGGAGTCTGGCGGGGGGCAGGCCTGAGAATGAGGGTCTTCATTCCAACCGACTTCTTAGTTGGGCAGCCAGACCTCGTTATTTATAAGGAATGAAGGAATATTTCAAATTACTTGATTAGCCAATCAGACTGCCTTTCCGTTTCTGTGACTCGTCCTTCactttctaattttaatttttaatgattcATTAGTGAGATCCTCGACTCGTGATTTGTTTCCACGGCTTGTCTTTCATTTCGCATTTCTTAATGAGCTTGttcttaatttcttaattagCTAAACAAACTCGTTATTTAAATGGCTTGTTACTTCTAATTTGTTAAACGGCTAATCAAAGTCCTTATTCATTTCAGTTCCCATTATTAATTTCTAGTTTATTAGTGAGCTGGTCAGACtcgttaattaattaaattactcttttttttttaataatttgtcagaagccaatcagattgcttaaTTATGTTTATGGTTGCAGCTAATTATTTCCATGACTCGTTCTGATTTCTTTCTTATCCAATCaaagtccttttttttatttctatgacTCGTTAGTTGGTTTCTAATTTGATAATTCGCTAATCAATAAGTTGGTTATTTCTAGGTTTTTAATGAGCTCATTAAACTCATTATATGAGTCATTAGTTTGAATTTTTAATTAGCTCCTCAAATTGGTTATTCATTACTAAGTGGCTAAATCACACTGTTCTTTATTTCTATAGCTCgttatttatttctcatttttaatgagctaatccaattAGTCATTTCTTTAGCtccatattcattcatccatccattttccaatccgttgaacccgaacacaggggtctgctggagccaatcccagccaacacagggcgcaaggcaggaaccaatcccgggcagggtgccaactcaccgcagggcacacagaaacacacccaCACCTACACACacggggcaatttaggatcaccaattcacctgacctgcatgtctttggactgtgggaggaaacccacgcagacacggggagaacaagcaaactccacacagggaggacctgagaagcgaacccttaagggtctcctaactgagagggagcagtgctacccactgcgccgccgTGCATTTCCAATTTATTAATGAACTAATCAAACACAGTGCTCATTTCTAGGACTCGTTATTTAGGCTCTGATTGGTTAGTCTCCAGGGTCTGCTAATTATTAATGAGCTCATTGAAACTCATTATAGGGGTCATTAGCCACTGAAATTAGTTATTATATGTTACTGATGTAGAAATGGTTGGATTTTTGAACGAGGTAATGCATTTCTATGGCTCCTTATTTATTGCCAAAGAGTGATAGTTCACTctacatatctattatatagtgtctttcacctGCCTAGCTAACTATTATACTGCTtttcaattatctatctatcaatctgtctgttatatagcgcctttcctgtctATCATAAATTGCACCTTTTATGGAGGTCTTGATCTCCTGGACGACCACCATAATCCACCCCAGAAACACCAGCTCGGGTGACGGgcgcacacgcacgcacacacatggGAGGGGATGAGTAAAGGGAATAAATACATGGGGGGTACCAAAGAAATAAACCAGAAGGCTGCGGAACTTCTTGCGATAAGAGAAAAAACGGGAGGAAGTGGAAGCGATGGGAATATTTTCAGGCAATGGGACCTGCGCGCTCAGGACACAATGCAGCGCTCTGCTCGCAGGCTCAGGTCCCCCGAGTCTCATCACTCCATAGTGCCGGTCACTTCTTACTTTATATGTGGTCGCTGGGACACAACTTTGGTCAACACAACCCGCCCTTCACTTTCTGGATTCGCTCAGTCCAGCTGGGGGGCACAGCAGGGGCAGCATCAAGTCATTAACGATGgccccctgtgtgtgtgtctttactTGTCCCCCGGGTCCGCACAGCGACAGCAATTTAATGGTGATGAGCGGTCACATCGAGCGCTAACTGTCACCAGGACGCGGGTGAAGAGAATCCCCGATTAACACTCGACGATCCCACGCCCATCCGTCCATCTTTCAAGCCCGTTTATCCAGCTCAGGGGCGTCGCTACGGCTTCAGCTCTCATTAGGCCGTGTTGTGCATGAACTGCAGTAGTTCAGAAGAGCGAAAGTCATTTtactaagaacggtgaacttaacgtaacgtatttgtgagtgaagaacttgaacgttaGGTGACATTACATAATGAGGTGGTGCGCCGAATCCATCcatctcctaactacagggccacgggggtctgctggagccaatgccagtcaacaaaccctgagcagggtgccagcccaccgcagggcgcacacaagTTAggacctgacctgcatgtctttggactgtgggaggaaacccacgcacacacagggagaacatgcaaactccacgcagggaggacccgggaagcgaacccttaagggtctcctaactgcgaggcagcagcgctacccactgcgccaccgtgccgcccttacgGTATTCAGAGAGCcccaaatagtggatttttacgaatatttattttgtacgatttttttgccatttatttgtattcggatAAAATAACGTAAAGTCCAATCGGCGCAGTCATGTCTGCCCGCCTGTGCTCAGGCAGCACCTCCACCGACACGAGCACGCGGTGAAGCTCCACttttgcttttaggaaaacgtcGGACTTCGCCATGCAGGCCACTTTAGATTTTTCCCCGTTGGACACGCAATATGTGACGCGAGTTCTGAGCGGCAGTGTAATCGGTTAGTTCACCACTCGCGGGTTCACAGTCGCCATTTGTGGCACACGGTTGGAAACAGAGCGGCCgtttctatcaatcaatcaatcaacatttatttctatagcacatattcatacaaaacaaatgtagctcaaagtgctttacaaacttTTCTATATGTACACTTGCGTCTGTTTCATTTCGTTCTTGACCGGGAGGATATCAGGCTATATGGCTGgctatacgtgtttgttgctgggtagaACTCGATAaagtgtgtttaaataaaaaaagtcttcagaaTTATATTGTGTTCAAGAActctgtaatagcctaatataaggcatgcgacactgaaaaaagtaaactcctgggtcattaaaaatacaaaatgaactgaacgtGAACGACTTCAAAATTGAAATGTGAACTctgaacgtgaatttattcattcgtgtgaactgaactttaagCGAGTCCTggggggtattccagaaagcTTGGTTAACTTACCATTTGGTAAATCATAACCTCTGGGTTGATTTACCCCAAACCCGCATACCATGAGTATGTCGGTTCCAAAACACCTGAGAAGAGTAAGTTCAATCAACCTCCTACTGGTTACCCAGAGTTAATGCGCGTGCACCGTGCATACATAAAGACGTTTTCAATGGATCGCCGATTTCACGAGTCAAAACGGAAGATCAAGGAGAAAAAAAGCGAGCGGCATATTTCACAGAGGTGGAGTTGGAGGTGTTAATGCAGGCGTTTGAAGAATTCAagcctatcataatgaaaaaaagtaatacgGCTGCATCGGTTAAAGAAAGAGAGTTGGCTTGGCAAAAAATAACGGACAGCTTAAAATGCGTGAGtgtattaaattgcaaaattgacatcgcctcccttttattatactgtaaaataatgaaacaccccttccgCACCCTTTTCACTGTTCAATCACTTTGAATGCATTCACTTTTCCTGCCATTCATTTCtttaggttaaaataacaatgtgtatTGACTAGGAATATATGGTTTCTTATTTAATAAGGTGTAATCCGTCTGGATGCAGAAGAACTTTGAGgcaagtcaaaatgaaacatagAAACATACTGCAAAAAGGTAATAGTTGATTACACGCTCACTGAACTATTGATTAAACACGATTTAGTATATTCTGTCTGTCATGTAGCTAATAGAAAGCAAGCTGAAGCCCGTCTAACTGGCGATGGGGATGGGGGgtcccaccaccaccacctcccctCACCCCATCTGAGGAGCTGGCTCTGTCCCTTAATAAAGGGCGACCAGTGGTTGCTGGCATTCCAGGGGGCACTTcgtcacacacaccatgcaccacAAGTAGCATGGTGAAATGTAAGTTTACcactatgatttgttttcattatatgactTAATAAATTACTATCTCTGTCACTCAAAGGCTTcttcaacattcttaatgtttttATGCAGGCTGACTTTATTGAACACAAAATCCAGTTCTTACCTGCACATTGATACTATGAATAGATTTCCTATTAACATAGTCTCCCTGATTCATTGAAGGAGCTTTAATAGGAATGTGGGTGCCGTCAATGcacccaattacatttggaaacccTGAAATAGAAAGTCATATAGGGAAGTATCAAGTGTGTGTGCAGGATGAATACATCTATAGATataaatagtataatagtatgatatataatttaatattacatattaaatatgcgTCATGAATTTTACTACAAAGGACAAACCTGCCACTCTGTGGAATTCCTCTTTAATTACACGCAGAGGTTTATGGCCAGGGAACTGTACACACGTGTGTCAGAAGTGTTTCAGTGCCAGACATACTGTGCGAACGGCTCTACACACAGTTGCCTTTCCCACATGCTCTGCATCGCccacattatacaaaaaatgcCCTGAGGCAAAAAACCGAAGTGCTAtgcacagaatgttttctgtgcTAAGCGCAGACCCGCGGTTTGTGACATGTGCAATATGCGGTGCCAAG comes from Polypterus senegalus isolate Bchr_013 chromosome 17, ASM1683550v1, whole genome shotgun sequence and encodes:
- the aoc2 gene encoding retina-specific copper amine oxidase isoform X1 — translated: MNSTAKYCLGLLLLASLIANVVFICMQARKTPEVPKCSRQMAAGMLKTHMHDSKSLIFSDLSAEEHTVVKEYLMKQTDLKLTDSEMTTLFDDYIFLIELHLPEKELALHYLDRSGSKPPREAKVVVFHGSRDQIVEYIVGPLPKPTYHRDNTFKRYGRQLQYSARPVTRVEYGYVFDFLATKEFPKLSRVLQESFGYNGSNFCFVEGMPRGLKSGDRASWYTVFRKMSGFYLHPVGLEIRVDHSSKDPSGFKVLKIFYNGQYFNSSEDLRDKYERGTIKKIVYQPSEDYASLKPRRPPSGLPPQQHEMRGRRYSVQDNQVLYLDWGFAFGLSSLTGMYLFDIRFKGERIAYEVSVQEAIAMYGSNTPAVMLTKYVDSSFGIGRLAHELVRGVDCPYHATFVDTFRYLDTSRTKHYRNSICIFEHNMGRPLRRHFSDFFINDYGGLANSVLIIRTITAIANYDYIWDFVFYQNGAMEVRVFATGFISSAYLIDGSLRYGHQVAKNTLGTLHTHFVNFKADLDVTGTNNYFLTKDMAYHEVQIPWSPERRVQVPKLVEKQLKTENEAALRFDQKIPRYLHIASNKTNKWGHNRSYRIQVLSFNGDHLPESVPEEAAVSWARYKVAITKHKDHESTSSSLYNQNDMWSPAVNFSSYINGESIENEDLVAWISTGFLHIPHAEDIPNTVTAGNGGGFFLRPHNYFDEDPSINSPDSVYLDPSIPSDSCELNPNACLQKEACMPNLPAFTYNGFDEVIQI